AACAAAGCAACAAAAGTCTTCTGGCAGGACTGTCAGAAGCTTTAGCTTAGACATGAAAGTATATCACCCACATTTATCAATATACACAGACTTGACACAAGGTCTAGGCCTGAAACTTCAGCAAGCTGAGACAGGCCTGGATTGGGCAGTTTGGAGAAGCCTGTGTTGTTGCCCATCTGAATTCAACATATTGATATTTTTTAGTGTTTTTAGTTTTGCACAAATCTATTATGTATTCTATGTAttatatgatttaaaaaaatgtctgatCAGAGACTGTGGTTGCAAATTAGCCATCTGTCTATAATCCCtctatgtattcacatctgctgTACAAGTTCTGCATTGCCCCTGCTAAATAACCATCAATTACAAAAACGAACTGCTGTCACTACATTACCAGGAAAAAGACTGGTAATGTTCTTGCAATTTTACCCAATGGTCCTAAAGCAATACTAAGGAAGCAATAGAAAGGTTTTGAGAAGTCATGAAAAGTCGTTGTTCTGCTCTTATGTGGTGTTGGCAGTGGGAGTGATGTGGTATTGATTGACATTGACAAAACTGGAATATACTaacgcgtgtttgtatgtgtttgtcccCAGGTCCTGTACATTCGGCGGAAGCGAAGGTGAGCATGCTCCTCTACTCTATGAAGCTTTCATGGCTCCGTCTGGCATGGCCGGCGTATGGTCACtgtctgtattgtgttgtgtgtattgcaTAATGGCGGATGCGTATTGAGTGGCCTTATCATGCCACGCTTGTTTTTcccttctcgtctcgtctcatctcgctGCAGGCTCGACCGGCTTCGCCACCAGCTGCTGCCAGTCTACACTTATGACCCCACAGAggaagtcaacgaggcagaacaGGAAATGCTCTGGAGGGACGAGGACACAAAGGTAAGCTGAGACACCTCTGGTCaaatgtaactgaggtcatctgcgcTAGTTCGCCATTCCGGGCTCGAACCCGCAACCTATCAGTCAACGCTCCACATTGCATGATGCTGCCTTTGGAAGGACAAGGAATTTGTTTTGAAGGGCTGAGGATGCAAACTTAAGTCTGTTTACTGTCTATGAAGTCAGGTCAGTTCATTCAATTTTATTTAGAGATAAACAGAGTTCCTTTGACACACACGCAGGGAAATAAACACATAAAAACCATAATGCAAAGGCCATCAGAATATACTGAAAGAATCATTGATAAAGCAAGGAAGTAAACCAAATTCGCATTaatagggggggagagaagatgcCTTCACCGTTGGCAACGTGGGGGGAGATACCTTCACCATTGGCAAAGTGGGGGGAGATGCCGTCACCATTTGGCACTTCATCAGATAACTGTTTATGTACTGTACGTAGACTACCACACAGCTGTTGTAGAAAAGCTACACTCTACCACAACTTGTGCCGTGCTAATCCATTAAATACAAAACCAAAGATGGACATTATAACGCTGAAGAGGGCATAGGGCCAAACTTCTTTCTgtgtgtcatgctaacccacttaataaaaataattaaaaaaaaacaatggtagtCAAGAATTAGAATTGTAGTTGAGAGTCTACAACAAATGCACTGATCCAGTTGCTCACACCCAACTACCTTTAAAAGAAAATGAGTTGACAGCACTGAGCAGTACCCCCACCCCATTCCTTCCCCATATTTGTCTAATATGGGATGACCTCCTACTCGTATTCGAACGAGTGACCCTTCCATCTTCAAGACAAACTAAAATAAGACTTGGAAGACTTGGAAAAAACCACCCACTGCTCACAATACAAGCAGGGAAAACTAACAAAATTGGAAAAACATGTCAAAATGCTAACACGCTGAGGACATGAATATGGTACAAAGAAATGCATCAATGAAAGCAGGGGCTAGAGGGCAACAAAGAAAACCAGCCAAAAATGAAGACAAATGATGGGTCTTCAAATTACAAGTATCTTGTTCAAGATGATTTGCAAAGCCTATAACACCACAGACAGAACTTTTATCAGAACAGTGAAAATACATGTGTTAGATGTCAACAATCCTATTAAGTCTCTTTGCGATGTATTTGGTTGGGTTTTCACCTGGACACTAAGGAACTGTGGCACCCTATTAAACGAAGGTGCATTTAGTTAGTTCGCAAGCACCAGAATGAACTTGTTCATAGTTCATTCATCAGGCAGTAAATGGTGTGTGTTCAGTTCACATTTGCCCaaattatgaactagttcatgaacTGTAGTTAATTTAACTATTTCAGGTACAACATTGACTATAAGTGTAATAATGCAAATGGACAGAGATTATCAACATGCCTATCTGTATTCATTGGCCCAATTGGCTCAATTTCATTGACTAAGTTCAGTATTCACTaactttttaatattttaattaaattgaCTGGAAAAATGACAGTGTTAAAACACGTCAATTATTAATTGCCATGCTCTCTTTCCATGGTGAGAAGTTCAGCCAAAATAATGCTGCTGAGTTCTGAACTGGTACTAAGAAATGACAGCACATAACTCCGACTCAGTAAAACATACTTGACGACGAAGCATTATTGTAATCCAATTGACTGAAAAATGACCAAGCATTTGAATGCTTTGATATTTAATAGGATTGGATGTCTTAACAGCTTAGCAACATCTGATACCTTGCTGAGCACTGCACAGGTTCTCAATGTGAGCAATATTTCTAAAGCTATAAAGATCAATGTAATTTGTGAAGTGTTAGCCTTCATTAATTATAAATTATGAGCGTCAAAGATTGTGGTAGCTCCCCTGTTGTGTGTTGAGGAGTGGACACTGCAGTCAAGTTCAGAACATATTGGTTTAGGCCTCCAGTTCAGTTAGACTCAATAGTTCAGTTAGAGCTGatcttaaagcagtgtttcccaaccaggggtgcgtgtaccactaggggtactcaagcacattgcagggggtacttggaaaatgtaattttaacaaggcttagttacattgggatagagaaagcgatacagaacttgacttagggggtactcatggcacacagaaaaggcttgggggtacacaagacaaaaaaggttgggaaacactgctctaaagggtggtggtaataataataataataataataataataataataataataataatgatgatgatgatgataataatgatgaggaCGATAACAATGCTGACCTAGATACACAAACAGAGACAACAGATAAGTAGGAGTGCTATCTGCAAGAAGGTGACATATGCAGTTAAGTGTCATATGCAGTCTTAAACAGGTGGGTTTTGAGTTGGCGCTTGAAGGAAAGCAGTGTATGGGAGTTCTGTTCAGAAGAGTCCCCTGGTTTCCATGAGCACCTAGGAAtgcagagattcaggggacagcagcagcagcataaggaATGCTCACCCAAGATCaggagagcaaacaattcccccatgaacagagcaggcaacatgacgaggagtagcccatgccatgtcatTTATTGTATCCCTCTTGTGGCGTACATTCTTATCGGCAGTCACATGATTATGAATCTTCCTTGAATATCCACAAATGTGCTGTAGTACACTGTTGTGTTCTTATCATTAGAAGTCATAGCATTCGTATTTGTATTCACAAATTTGTCATGTAGCCATTTGTCATGATGCATGCATCATGTAGGTTCTGTCTGGTGGAATCATGTTGTGTGAATGTGGCAGTCTCTCTATTTAAGTGCTCTACCAGAGATTCTCTTCCagtctctcccagtctctctggCTGTACCACACTGCTCAGAGCAACAGAAGGGAACTTGGCACATTAGAACTCATATCAGACCTACTTAAAGTTGCCAGGCAACAAGATAATTTTGAAGTTTCGGGGTAATGGATTAGATCCATAATGAATGCCCTTTAGCTGCCAGGAAAATGCAGAGGCGCTAGGCGACACTACGGCGATGATGAGTCTCACTGTGCGAAGATATGATGATCTGAGGATTCAGAGAAGGATGGAGCATTGTTGAGTTAGATTGTCCAAGCCATGGGGTGTTTGCATCTCATCATGTGTTTTGAGATGGACTCCTGTGGTCACACATGTTTAGGAATTGATGTTGAAAATGGAGGTGTATAATAATCTATCTATTATATCTATATAATAGTTCTATCTATGAATGCAACTGGTACTGTGACTCTGTTATTTAATTTGTTATTTATTACGTTTATTTATTTCCTTTGTTCACAGTGGCCTCatgtacatgagacatttaatgcaGAATTAACTCATTTTATCTGAATAAAActgaattccgctttgaaaatatcATGTGAACACACAATTCTGAATTCAATGAAAGTGcaaagtaaactcgactgaactatttcaTTATTAATCATTGATTCACAATtaaaagcgtcatgtaaacatggccatttttgttTACACATTTTGAGAACGAAGATCAAGTAATTTAAGAGAAATCAATCCTCCAAGTGGGTTCAATTTTTGTTTGAGAAATAATTACACTTACACAACAACTCTAACCTGTCCTCCCCCTTCTTCCTCTTTTGTGCCCAGGTGGTTCAGAGCTGGGTGAGAAACTATGCACAAGAGCGCCCTCTGCTGATGAAGGAAGCTCAAGGATGAGTTGGGGCTGAGGCGTGCTG
This Engraulis encrasicolus isolate BLACKSEA-1 chromosome 10, IST_EnEncr_1.0, whole genome shotgun sequence DNA region includes the following protein-coding sequences:
- the smim29 gene encoding small integral membrane protein 29, with protein sequence MNSTTQPPVVMDTSATVASVLVPLFLITIIGIVTAVVLYIRRKRRLDRLRHQLLPVYTYDPTEEVNEAEQEMLWRDEDTKVVQSWVRNYAQERPLLMKEAQG